In one window of Vibrio sp. DW001 DNA:
- a CDS encoding Arc family DNA-binding protein: MSRNIAPFGLRLPPEIKAQLEFDAHRNGRSLNAEIVQRLISRDEVRRLQAIEERLNKLDSMDEKLDTLLYRLFGYKK, translated from the coding sequence ATGAGCCGAAACATTGCTCCGTTCGGACTTCGATTACCGCCAGAGATAAAAGCACAGTTAGAGTTTGATGCTCATCGAAACGGGCGTTCACTCAATGCTGAAATCGTTCAACGGCTTATTTCACGTGATGAAGTGCGCCGACTCCAAGCCATAGAAGAGCGCCTAAACAAACTGGATTCAATGGACGAGAAGCTCGATACATTACTTTATAGACTATTTGGATATAAAAAATGA
- a CDS encoding XRE family transcriptional regulator, with product MTLIIKNKKNLNNFSDRLKLAIGEHTYRSFADVSGVAATTLRDYVTGRSFPTLDRLTAIADASGQSLEWLATGEMPDNRMISVYQYDLMVSAGDGSYIDHENPVAKFEFSEDWLRSQSLFNKVLSIVPVNGDSMEPTLYDGDLIIVRHSEFDDGICVIRINGRLMVKRIQHDFVDDSYEISSDNPHYKSRTITKDFDGDFSVVGQVVRVLQRVRQNDTVQ from the coding sequence ATGACGTTGATAATAAAGAATAAAAAAAATCTAAATAATTTTAGCGATAGGCTTAAATTAGCTATTGGCGAGCATACTTATAGATCTTTTGCCGATGTTAGTGGTGTTGCTGCAACAACTTTGCGCGACTATGTAACCGGAAGGAGCTTTCCGACGCTAGACCGTTTAACTGCCATTGCTGATGCCTCGGGGCAATCATTAGAATGGTTGGCCACTGGCGAAATGCCAGATAATCGGATGATTAGCGTTTATCAATATGACTTAATGGTGAGCGCGGGAGACGGGTCGTATATCGACCACGAAAATCCAGTGGCGAAATTTGAATTCAGTGAAGATTGGCTTCGTTCTCAAAGCTTATTCAATAAAGTACTTTCTATCGTTCCAGTGAATGGTGACAGTATGGAGCCCACGCTTTACGACGGGGATTTAATAATCGTTCGTCATAGTGAGTTTGATGACGGTATTTGCGTTATTCGCATCAATGGTCGATTAATGGTGAAACGTATTCAGCATGATTTTGTTGATGATAGCTATGAAATTTCAAGCGACAACCCTCACTATAAATCGAGGACGATAACGAAAGATTTTGACGGAGATTTCTCAGTAGTCGGTCAGGTTGTAAGAGTCCTACAGAGGGTCAGACAAAATGATACAGTCCAGTGA
- a CDS encoding tyrosine-type recombinase/integrase — protein sequence MIQSSEQGFYTTDDPNRFFNLQRDAKNHEVTLSLRNDELNPNKDYRKLEEMVTLWYRLHGKTLRDHVRLRKLLYRMSDKLGNPIASELTNEHFARYREQRTQEVTTTTANREHAYLRAMFNELKRLGVVDYDNPVSNIRQFKEREGELRFLSHEEIGKLLDTCDLSTNKSLIYVVKICLATGARWSEAESLKASQIANGKITYLNTKSGKNRSIPINDSLFNELKALDRSGDERLFLSSLSAFRKAVQKAKISLPRGQMSHVLRHTFASHFVMGGGNIVVLKDILGHSEITTTMRYSHLAPSHLTDAIKLNPLNEHQ from the coding sequence ATGATACAGTCCAGTGAGCAAGGGTTTTATACCACCGATGATCCAAACCGTTTTTTTAATCTTCAAAGAGACGCAAAAAATCACGAAGTAACCTTATCATTGCGCAATGATGAGCTGAACCCTAACAAGGATTATCGCAAACTAGAGGAAATGGTCACGCTTTGGTATCGGCTCCACGGTAAAACACTCCGTGACCATGTTCGACTTAGAAAGCTACTGTATCGAATGTCTGATAAGTTAGGTAACCCGATTGCTAGTGAACTAACGAATGAGCACTTTGCAAGGTATCGAGAGCAGCGAACACAAGAAGTCACAACAACAACTGCTAACCGTGAACATGCGTATCTAAGAGCGATGTTTAACGAACTAAAGCGGCTTGGTGTTGTGGATTATGATAATCCAGTATCAAACATTCGGCAGTTTAAAGAAAGGGAAGGGGAGCTTCGTTTTTTGTCTCATGAAGAGATTGGAAAGCTTTTAGACACCTGTGATCTATCTACTAATAAATCTCTAATCTATGTGGTTAAAATTTGCTTGGCTACTGGCGCTCGTTGGAGTGAGGCCGAGTCTTTGAAAGCGTCTCAAATCGCCAACGGGAAGATCACTTATCTCAATACTAAGTCAGGTAAGAACCGTTCAATTCCTATCAATGACTCGTTATTTAATGAGCTTAAAGCATTGGATAGGTCAGGGGATGAAAGGTTGTTTCTGTCTAGCCTAAGTGCATTTCGTAAAGCGGTACAAAAGGCAAAAATAAGCTTACCAAGGGGGCAAATGTCTCACGTTCTGCGCCATACCTTTGCTAGCCACTTTGTTATGGGTGGGGGAAACATTGTTGTTTTAAAAGACATTCTTGGTCATAGTGAGATTACAACAACAATGCGATACTCGCACCTTGCACCCAGCCATTTGACGGACGCGATTAAATTGAATCCGTTGAATGAGCATCAATAA
- a CDS encoding P2 family phage major capsid protein gives MKCLTLTPTASQVLIDDVKLTDEFLERINVITVDNQMGEAIGLGVGCMIASRTNTLKGGERKTRSVHDMSAMPYYCSQTNFDTHLTYNQLSSFAHLKDFEERVNGQIRAQADIDKIRVAFYGKSAEDDTDIEANPNGEDVNKGWIQALREHQPERVLTEVVKDSNAIRIGEGGDFVNLDLAVLTVKTMLDERFAATNDLVAIIGNELIATDQAKLYAENAHTPTEKTKIEMRQLISTYGGLPSFLVSNFPPRGIMVTSFDNLSIYIQGNTIRKSVGKRNDSKNRVESFESMNMAYVVEQLGKAATVEFDNVKLKKLGSDVWA, from the coding sequence ATGAAATGTTTAACGTTGACCCCAACAGCAAGCCAAGTGCTTATTGATGATGTAAAGCTCACTGACGAGTTTTTAGAACGTATCAACGTCATTACAGTCGATAATCAAATGGGTGAGGCTATCGGCCTTGGAGTAGGCTGTATGATTGCATCACGCACCAACACATTGAAAGGGGGTGAGCGTAAGACCCGCTCAGTGCATGACATGAGCGCGATGCCCTACTACTGCTCTCAAACTAACTTCGATACTCACCTAACTTACAACCAGTTGTCCTCATTCGCTCACCTTAAAGATTTTGAAGAACGGGTGAATGGTCAGATTCGAGCGCAAGCGGATATAGACAAAATTCGTGTGGCTTTTTATGGTAAATCAGCGGAAGACGATACCGACATAGAAGCCAACCCGAACGGGGAAGACGTTAACAAAGGATGGATTCAAGCACTACGAGAGCATCAACCTGAACGCGTACTCACCGAAGTGGTCAAAGACTCGAATGCAATCCGCATTGGTGAAGGTGGCGACTTTGTGAACCTAGACCTAGCGGTGCTCACCGTGAAGACCATGCTTGATGAACGTTTTGCCGCCACTAATGACTTAGTCGCGATTATTGGCAATGAATTGATTGCCACTGACCAAGCCAAGCTATATGCCGAGAACGCTCATACCCCAACCGAAAAAACGAAGATTGAAATGCGCCAGTTGATTTCCACCTATGGCGGTTTACCTTCATTTTTAGTCTCCAACTTCCCCCCTCGCGGCATTATGGTGACCAGTTTCGACAACCTGTCTATCTACATTCAAGGCAACACGATTAGAAAGTCCGTCGGTAAACGTAACGACAGCAAGAACCGTGTTGAAAGCTTCGAGTCAATGAACATGGCGTATGTGGTCGAGCAGCTAGGCAAAGCTGCTACCGTGGAATTTGATAATGTGAAATTGAAAAAGCTCGGGTCAGACGTTTGGGCGTAA
- a CDS encoding adenylate kinase yields MRKIAVFGKPGSGKSTVSKSLALATGIPLHQLDSIVYKKNGERVDREVFDEAHESILCSESWIIDGFGPIGSFNKRLEAADTLVYIDLPYSVSYWFVTKRFLKGLFIKPEGWPDGSSVLKGTMESYKVLRLCPKFWNDDFMSRLREKSNSKDVHVIRTVTELNNFVFQQTK; encoded by the coding sequence ATGAGGAAAATAGCCGTTTTTGGTAAGCCGGGCAGTGGAAAGTCTACGGTAAGTAAATCGTTAGCTTTAGCGACAGGTATACCACTTCATCAGTTAGATTCAATAGTTTATAAGAAAAATGGTGAACGTGTAGATCGCGAAGTATTTGATGAAGCACACGAAAGTATTTTGTGCTCGGAAAGCTGGATCATTGATGGTTTTGGGCCTATAGGCTCATTTAACAAACGTCTGGAGGCGGCGGATACATTAGTTTATATTGATCTCCCGTATTCCGTTAGTTATTGGTTTGTTACTAAGCGCTTTCTCAAGGGACTCTTTATAAAGCCTGAAGGTTGGCCTGATGGAAGTTCAGTACTGAAAGGTACAATGGAAAGCTACAAAGTATTAAGGCTATGCCCAAAGTTCTGGAATGATGACTTTATGTCTAGGTTAAGAGAAAAATCGAATAGCAAAGATGTTCACGTAATCAGAACCGTTACCGAGTTGAACAATTTTGTCTTTCAGCAAACAAAGTGA
- a CDS encoding helix-turn-helix domain-containing protein, whose product MSKYSRELKCHIAKQCLDGTSSRDLSQQYSIPSNQIRYWSQVFAIHHVEAFLPTNHVDNAQTKLQALHLMWTNNWSFNHSSAMLNLSTPGTLFVWFKKYNEHGIKGLETHARGRQPVKQPHQSKPKSDDEMTLAELKEELAYLRAENAVLKKLEELEQEKLRRTKKKR is encoded by the coding sequence ATGTCCAAATATAGTAGAGAATTGAAGTGTCATATTGCCAAGCAATGCTTAGACGGGACTTCATCTCGCGATTTATCTCAACAGTACTCAATACCTTCAAATCAGATCAGGTATTGGTCTCAAGTTTTTGCGATCCACCATGTGGAGGCATTTTTACCAACGAATCATGTTGATAATGCGCAAACAAAATTGCAAGCACTTCATTTAATGTGGACGAACAACTGGTCTTTCAATCACTCTAGTGCCATGTTAAACCTCTCTACCCCAGGAACATTATTTGTTTGGTTCAAAAAATATAATGAACATGGTATTAAGGGACTAGAGACTCATGCTAGAGGAAGACAGCCCGTGAAACAGCCACACCAAAGTAAGCCCAAGTCAGATGATGAAATGACTCTAGCGGAATTAAAAGAAGAATTGGCTTACTTACGTGCAGAGAATGCTGTCCTAAAAAAGTTGGAAGAGTTAGAGCAGGAAAAGCTCCGTCGAACAAAGAAAAAACGGTAG
- a CDS encoding IS3 family transposase — MGLLTCRECCPKKVGRVRAGKAPSNKEKTVAALTLRDKHPLKYLLKALKLARSVFYYQAQVSKQPESYRHELDMIKSIYHEHKGRYGYRRIHLELRRQGIELNHKTVQRLMSQLGLKSIVRPKKYSSYKGNVGTTAPNILERDFTATKPDEKWVTDVTEFKVNEQKVYLSPIVDLFTQEIIAYKVAKNSRLPLVIDMLTDAISVLDGESKPIIHSDQGWQYRHQAYQKSLVDNGLTQSMSRKGNCLDNAVAENFFGLLKTEMYHNQRFENADDLIEHIKEYIDYYNHKRIKVKLKGLTPIEYRNQALQAA, encoded by the coding sequence ATTGGCTTACTTACGTGCAGAGAATGCTGTCCTAAAAAAGTTGGAAGAGTTAGAGCAGGAAAAGCTCCGTCGAACAAAGAAAAAACGGTAGCGGCTTTAACTCTCAGAGACAAACACCCTTTAAAATATTTACTCAAAGCCCTTAAGCTTGCGAGGAGCGTCTTCTATTACCAAGCTCAAGTTAGCAAGCAGCCCGAGAGCTACAGGCATGAACTAGATATGATTAAATCTATCTATCATGAACATAAAGGACGATACGGTTATCGCCGTATCCACCTAGAATTAAGACGACAAGGTATAGAGCTCAATCACAAGACGGTACAACGACTTATGAGCCAACTTGGTTTGAAATCTATAGTTAGACCGAAGAAGTATAGTTCTTATAAAGGAAATGTTGGGACAACCGCTCCCAACATACTTGAGAGAGATTTTACTGCCACAAAACCGGATGAAAAGTGGGTAACAGATGTAACTGAGTTCAAAGTCAACGAGCAAAAGGTATACTTGTCACCAATCGTTGACTTATTTACACAAGAAATCATCGCTTATAAAGTGGCTAAGAACTCACGTTTACCACTTGTGATCGATATGCTTACGGATGCAATATCAGTGTTAGATGGAGAGTCAAAGCCAATCATACATAGTGATCAAGGTTGGCAATATCGTCATCAGGCTTATCAAAAGTCGCTCGTGGATAATGGGTTGACGCAGAGCATGTCAAGAAAAGGCAATTGCCTAGATAACGCGGTAGCAGAAAACTTTTTTGGCTTACTAAAAACTGAAATGTATCATAATCAGCGCTTTGAAAATGCAGATGATTTAATAGAACACATCAAAGAATATATCGATTATTACAATCACAAACGAATTAAAGTAAAACTAAAAGGCCTGACTCCAATAGAATATCGAAATCAGGCCTTGCAAGCCGCTTAA
- a CDS encoding methyl-accepting chemotaxis protein: MKSISSKLLIIPVLFSLVMLAMNFNNRLTANEVMQSFNSVYEDRVIPLSSLKKISDLYAVNIIDAANKKHVGLMSYQEFKSGVQSSLDEAKGIFDSYMETKLTKEEERLALILDGKIHELHYQLPIIIDEYESKEIDDFVLIKKMYFLIDDLGEVLSQLIALQLNEVNVELQQSKLALDNSNTLGWLFLVLSAFLLSFLSVFLVRRELKNLPILLQWLKELSEGHLYQLQIKVANNELDLIAESLFKLSEKLSLVTFESQNKMKSLSTKQEEIASSIDKNRVNSLEEMSSVEQVATAATELSSTASDVALNAARAEEAVSDATEIILSSQDVLMKSNHTTKEVNESVHDAQKIVNTLREHSEKISSVVDVINSISEQTNLLALNAAIEAARAGEQGRGFAVVADEVRALAGKTQKSTVDIQAIVSLLQDQSKQADESMTKNVELTAITQITTAELTESFKHVSDRVLAISEVNSIVATAAEEQSAVTLDISNQLEDISNLVQSNLNGIEDTNRANQAINELTEELNDELSFFKVGEKTA; this comes from the coding sequence TTGAAATCTATATCTTCGAAACTTTTGATCATTCCAGTTTTGTTCAGTTTAGTCATGTTGGCTATGAATTTTAATAATCGACTAACCGCAAATGAGGTTATGCAGAGTTTCAACTCTGTTTATGAAGATAGGGTTATTCCGTTATCTAGTTTGAAAAAAATATCAGATTTATACGCTGTCAATATCATTGACGCCGCGAATAAAAAGCACGTTGGGTTGATGTCATATCAGGAGTTCAAATCAGGCGTCCAAAGTTCTTTAGATGAAGCGAAAGGCATATTTGATTCATACATGGAGACCAAACTCACCAAGGAAGAAGAAAGGTTGGCTTTGATACTGGACGGGAAAATTCACGAGTTACATTATCAATTACCAATCATTATTGATGAGTATGAGTCCAAAGAAATTGATGATTTTGTTCTAATAAAAAAAATGTACTTTCTGATAGATGATTTAGGAGAAGTCTTATCTCAACTGATCGCACTCCAGCTAAACGAGGTTAACGTTGAACTTCAGCAGTCCAAATTAGCTTTAGATAACTCGAACACTTTAGGGTGGCTATTTTTGGTACTTTCGGCATTCCTTCTGTCTTTTTTATCGGTCTTTCTGGTCCGAAGAGAGTTAAAAAACCTACCTATTCTCCTCCAATGGCTTAAAGAATTATCTGAAGGACACCTTTATCAACTTCAGATTAAAGTGGCAAATAATGAGTTGGACTTGATTGCTGAATCATTGTTTAAGTTGTCTGAAAAACTGTCTTTGGTTACGTTTGAGAGTCAAAATAAAATGAAATCGCTCTCGACAAAACAGGAAGAAATAGCGTCCTCAATCGATAAAAACAGAGTCAATTCACTTGAAGAAATGTCTTCTGTAGAACAAGTCGCGACTGCCGCTACCGAATTATCATCGACGGCGAGTGATGTGGCTTTAAATGCCGCTCGTGCAGAAGAAGCGGTATCTGACGCGACAGAGATCATTTTATCAAGCCAAGACGTTTTAATGAAATCAAACCACACGACGAAAGAAGTGAATGAATCAGTCCATGACGCCCAGAAGATAGTGAATACGTTAAGAGAGCATTCGGAAAAAATCAGTTCTGTTGTCGATGTTATAAATAGTATTTCAGAGCAGACCAATTTATTGGCTTTGAATGCGGCGATAGAAGCGGCAAGGGCCGGTGAACAAGGACGAGGGTTTGCTGTAGTTGCTGATGAAGTGAGAGCTCTAGCAGGCAAAACTCAGAAGTCTACGGTTGATATACAAGCTATTGTTTCTTTGCTTCAAGACCAATCTAAGCAAGCTGATGAATCGATGACAAAAAATGTTGAGTTAACGGCCATTACACAAATAACGACGGCTGAATTAACCGAGTCTTTTAAACATGTATCCGACAGAGTCTTGGCCATTTCCGAGGTGAATTCAATAGTGGCTACAGCCGCAGAAGAACAGAGCGCGGTAACGTTAGATATTTCAAATCAATTAGAGGATATCAGCAACCTTGTTCAAAGTAATCTTAATGGTATCGAGGACACTAATCGCGCCAATCAAGCGATAAATGAGCTAACCGAAGAATTAAACGATGAACTGTCATTCTTCAAGGTTGGCGAGAAAACAGCATAA
- a CDS encoding GGDEF domain-containing protein, translating to MQCKDKLLTRYYTVLDSLPDHVFIFSESGIYIDVYGGEDNRTGFDCKPFIGRSLYDVAPPEMATQFHSNIRRALDENATQFVQYHFANQDMIMLPNDVTPPKDLWFEGTIKPLPITENGERTVVWMARNITHRYYLEERLKKLSETDELTGILNRRAFMSHLAEELKRYHRYQTNVTLLMLDIDRFKNVNDQLGHQSGDEVIKHIVNLCQLGIREVDCLGRIGGEEFAIVLGHTEMDRAVDIAERIRKSVSSCPCEIDGYMVNVTVSIGISQLINTDDNIKFILSRADKAMYYSKADGRNKVTVYRDNLSDLS from the coding sequence ATGCAATGCAAAGATAAGTTACTTACGCGGTATTATACGGTTTTGGATTCGCTTCCTGATCACGTATTTATTTTCTCCGAATCAGGCATCTATATCGATGTTTACGGTGGGGAAGATAATAGAACGGGTTTCGATTGTAAGCCATTTATAGGTCGCTCTTTGTATGATGTTGCCCCTCCAGAGATGGCCACTCAGTTTCATTCCAATATTCGTCGCGCATTAGATGAAAATGCAACGCAGTTTGTTCAATACCACTTTGCTAATCAAGATATGATTATGCTCCCTAATGATGTAACCCCTCCCAAAGATTTATGGTTTGAAGGCACGATTAAACCATTACCTATCACTGAAAATGGTGAAAGAACCGTCGTATGGATGGCTCGAAATATCACGCATCGTTATTATTTAGAGGAACGATTAAAAAAGTTATCTGAAACCGATGAATTGACAGGTATTTTAAATAGAAGAGCCTTCATGTCTCACCTTGCCGAAGAACTTAAAAGGTATCATCGCTATCAAACGAATGTGACGTTATTGATGCTGGATATTGATCGATTCAAGAATGTGAATGATCAATTGGGTCATCAGTCTGGGGATGAAGTAATAAAACATATCGTGAATTTGTGCCAATTGGGAATTCGAGAGGTCGATTGTTTAGGTCGAATTGGAGGAGAAGAATTTGCTATTGTCTTAGGACATACTGAAATGGATAGAGCGGTCGATATTGCCGAGAGAATCAGAAAGTCAGTGTCATCTTGTCCGTGTGAGATCGATGGTTACATGGTTAATGTAACGGTGAGTATCGGTATTTCTCAGTTGATAAACACAGACGATAATATTAAGTTTATTTTGTCGAGAGCAGATAAAGCGATGTATTACTCAAAAGCTGATGGTAGAAATAAAGTCACGGTTTATAGGGACAATTTAAGCGACCTCTCATAA